The Cyclopterus lumpus isolate fCycLum1 chromosome 6, fCycLum1.pri, whole genome shotgun sequence genome contains a region encoding:
- the ttc23 gene encoding tetratricopeptide repeat protein 23, producing MADVHAMTNTRPSVSERTAESPESTNRGLNASPPCYSDVSSPQTGYAQKEFIMMEPEEKLKYFDRRALAREDNQEFEACIQDLVRCVALCRLVYGDGHLKLAQAHVRLAKAYFQFKGWGLQAREHSALARELLPFCPTSSSCRGEKLEVLMCLQNVHLTQGGASLLTDNLEEAESSFLEAEQVLEELHQLSGINREEKMKTELDISTGLFRVYRRQNRPEEALSQCEKSLQWLKDCGKPGKTCSVYRDMAAIEQDNGHLDRAIEHLTKAHAIAMSHSPEELEGAQISHSLALILSAAAETHHNDSAGYYFEASLSAYKNSAGPQDPAFLAAQDDFCHFLLLSGQQEKCVEIQKASLATKRSTFGDLSAEVADTLQLIGSVEMSEGRLKPAHRTMRKCLEIQTLLYGPQHKKTKTTQKAVDMLARAPEVAERQQRQGRRKTKRHTRSVEPCSGDDGNSMSDS from the exons ATGGCTGATGTCCACGCGATGACCAACACACGACCCAGTGTCTCCGAGCGTACGGCCGA ATCCCCTGAAAGCACCAACAGGGGCCTGAATGCATCTCCCCCCTGCTACTCGGATGTGAGTTCCCCTCAGACAGGATATGCTCAGAAGGAATTTATTATGATGGAACCTGAAGAAAAGCTCAAATACTTTGACCGCCGTGCTCTGGCACGTGAGGACAACCAAGAG TTTGAAGCCTGCATCCAGGACCTTGTGCGTTGTGTGGCTCTGTGTAGGCTGGTATATGGGGATGGACATCTGAAACTTGCCCAGGCCCATGTCCGACTTGCTAAAGCATATTTCCAATTCAAAG GCTGGGGACTGCAGGCCCGGGAGCACTCGGCTCTGGCCAGAGAGCTGCTGCCTTTCTGCcccaccagctcctcctgcagagGGGAAAAGCTTGAGGTTCTTATGTGCCTCCAGAACGTACACCTCACACAGGGAGGCGCTTCACTGCTCACAGACAA TCTTGAGGAGGCCGAATCCTCTTTTCTGGAGGCAGAACAAGTTCTTGAGGAGCTTCATCAACTCAGTGGCATCAACCGGGAAGAGAAGATGAAGACTGAGCTGGACATCTCCACTGGTCTATTCAG GGTCTATAGGAGACAGAACCGACCAGAGGAGGCCTTGAGCCAGTGTGAGAAGTCTCTGCAATGGCTGAAGGACTGTGGTAAGCCAGGGAAGACATGTTCGGTCTATAGAGACATGGCCGCCATTGAACAGGACAACGGCCATTTGGACCGAGCCATAGAGCATCTCACCAAG GCCCATGCCATTGCTATGAGTCACAGCCCAGAGGAGCTAGAGGGGGCTCAGATCTCCCACAGCCTGGCCCTTATCctgtctgctgcagcagagacaCATCACAATG ACTCTGCAGGTTACTACTTTGAGGCGAGTCTAAGTGCATATAAAAACTCAGCAGGTCCACAGGATCCAGCCTTTCTTGCAGCCCAGGATGATTTCTGtcattttctcctcctcagTGGCCAGCAAGAG AAATGTGTGGAGATCCAGAAAGCTTCTCTCGCTACAAAGAGATCTACTTTTGGTGACTTGAGTGCTGAGGTAGCAGACACCCTTCAGCTCATAGGAAGTGTGGAGATGAGTGAGGGCCGACTAAAGCCGGCCCACAGGACCATGAGAAAG tgCCTGGAGATCCAGACTCTGTTGTACGGTCCTCAGCACAAGAAGACAAAAACTACACAAAAAGCAGTGGACATGCTGGCGCG GGCACCAGAGGTGGCTGAGAGACAACAAAGGCAAGgtagaaggaaaacaaaacgtCACACACGTTCAGTTGAACCCTGCAGTGGCGATGATGGAAACTCAATGTCTGACtcttga